In bacterium, a single genomic region encodes these proteins:
- a CDS encoding Na/Pi symporter → MKSDTTQPGIARKMLAAALFMLFLYLFLLSIQTMGLGFSHLGKGFSEGLIRSTTNPVLGLFIGLLSTAIVQSSSSTTSIVVGLVASGALTLHNAIPIIMGANIGTTVTNLIVSLGHISHREDFRRAYASSVIHDMFNMLSVLIFLPLQYYFQYLERVALFLSSLFDSSGGMQFASPLKMVLDPVSRGAADLMGGHGIVILVVSLAALFLSLTYMVKNMKLLIMSRAEVVFEKAIFRTKYHGFLFGMLFTALVQSSSVTTSLVVPLAGAGMLSIDRIFPYTLGANIGTTITAMLAAVATGSPAAVSVALAHLMFNVSGTLVFWWMPFVPIRLAEWIAMFAARNRIIAIVYILVVFFLVPLGMIWLME, encoded by the coding sequence ATGAAATCGGACACCACCCAGCCGGGCATAGCCAGGAAAATGCTGGCCGCCGCGCTATTCATGCTCTTCCTGTACCTGTTCCTGCTCAGTATCCAGACAATGGGCCTGGGTTTCAGTCACCTGGGCAAGGGCTTTTCCGAGGGCCTGATCCGAAGCACCACCAACCCGGTGCTGGGGCTTTTCATCGGGCTGCTATCCACGGCCATCGTGCAGAGTTCCTCCAGCACCACCTCGATCGTGGTCGGGCTGGTGGCGAGCGGTGCGCTCACCCTGCACAACGCCATCCCGATCATCATGGGCGCCAATATCGGCACCACGGTGACCAACCTGATCGTCTCGCTGGGCCACATCTCGCACCGCGAGGATTTCCGCCGCGCCTACGCCTCCAGCGTGATCCACGACATGTTCAACATGCTTTCGGTGCTGATTTTCCTGCCCCTGCAGTACTATTTCCAGTACCTGGAAAGGGTGGCCCTGTTTTTGTCCAGCCTGTTCGATTCCAGCGGCGGGATGCAGTTCGCCAGCCCGCTCAAGATGGTCCTCGACCCGGTCTCGCGCGGGGCGGCCGACCTGATGGGCGGCCACGGCATAGTAATCCTGGTGGTTTCACTGGCCGCGCTGTTCTTGTCGCTGACCTACATGGTCAAGAACATGAAGCTGCTCATCATGTCGCGGGCCGAGGTGGTTTTCGAGAAGGCTATTTTCCGGACCAAGTACCACGGGTTCCTGTTCGGGATGCTGTTCACCGCCCTGGTGCAGTCGAGCTCGGTGACCACCAGCCTGGTGGTGCCGCTGGCCGGGGCCGGGATGCTCTCGATCGACCGGATTTTCCCCTACACCCTGGGGGCGAATATCGGCACCACCATCACGGCGATGCTGGCCGCGGTGGCCACGGGCAGCCCGGCGGCGGTGAGCGTGGCGCTGGCCCACCTGATGTTCAACGTGTCCGGCACGCTGGTGTTCTGGTGGATGCCGTTCGTGCCGATCCGCCTGGCCGAGTGGATTGCCATGTTCGCCGCGCGCAACCGCATTATCGCCATAGTCTACATCCTGGTGGTGTTCTTCCTCGTGCCGCTGGGGATGATCTGGCTGATGGAGTGA
- a CDS encoding HAMP domain-containing histidine kinase gives MPSEPRKRRKGISHFVLTFEDELVDRIGWLIRVRWLAGLGVSSTILVSTSVFPLLVNRDLLLVLSSSIFLVNAVYLLYFRWLQRRRDLPGWHRMVSRLANVQISFDLLLLNVLIYFSGGVENPFCFYFIFHIIIASILLSTLASYLQASLAVGVFNLILASEYLRLIPHHRLFPFFDPGIYDNPLYLLGSAAVFSTTLFISVYMATSITRRLRSREQELFRVKDSLELANEQLQEVHEYRTRFILRVEHELKAPLAAIHSLITVILTSFEAGLEPRVKDLLRRSERRVMNLLEMIRELLELSRMKMAAHRFNRQRLNPTALIERQLELVRPQAEARALALEVELAPALPEISVDPEALGQVLINLLSNAVKYTEQGRVRLRAAVENDMLVLAVIDTGIGLNEEEKGQVFEEFFRGSRAKGLGEGTGLGLAIVKEIVEAHGGTITVESEAGVGSTFTVRLPLEQ, from the coding sequence ATGCCATCCGAGCCGCGGAAAAGACGCAAGGGTATCAGTCATTTCGTGCTGACCTTCGAGGATGAGCTGGTCGACCGGATCGGCTGGCTGATCCGGGTGCGCTGGTTGGCCGGCCTGGGGGTCAGCAGCACTATCCTCGTGTCCACCTCCGTGTTCCCCCTGCTGGTAAACCGCGACCTGCTGCTCGTCCTTTCCTCCTCCATTTTCCTGGTCAATGCAGTCTACCTGCTCTATTTCCGCTGGCTGCAGCGCCGCCGCGACCTTCCCGGCTGGCACAGAATGGTTTCGCGCCTGGCCAACGTGCAGATCTCGTTCGACCTTCTGCTGCTCAACGTGCTGATCTATTTTTCGGGCGGGGTGGAAAACCCGTTCTGCTTCTATTTCATCTTCCACATCATCATCGCCAGCATCCTGCTCTCCACGTTGGCCAGCTACCTCCAGGCCAGCCTGGCCGTGGGGGTGTTCAACCTGATCCTCGCCTCCGAGTACCTGCGCCTGATCCCGCACCACCGTCTGTTCCCGTTCTTCGACCCTGGCATCTACGACAACCCGCTCTACCTGCTGGGCAGCGCGGCGGTGTTCAGCACCACGCTGTTCATCTCGGTCTACATGGCCACCTCGATCACGCGGCGGCTGCGTTCGCGCGAGCAGGAGCTGTTCCGGGTGAAAGATTCGCTGGAGCTGGCCAACGAGCAGCTGCAGGAGGTCCACGAGTACCGCACGCGCTTCATCCTGCGGGTGGAGCACGAGCTCAAGGCGCCCCTGGCGGCGATCCACAGCCTGATCACCGTGATCCTCACCTCGTTCGAGGCCGGGCTGGAGCCTCGGGTGAAGGACCTTCTGCGCCGCTCCGAGCGGCGCGTGATGAACCTTCTGGAGATGATCCGCGAGCTGCTGGAGCTCTCCCGCATGAAAATGGCGGCCCACCGTTTCAACCGTCAGCGCCTGAACCCCACCGCCCTGATCGAGCGCCAGCTTGAGCTGGTGCGGCCCCAGGCCGAGGCGCGCGCTCTGGCCCTGGAGGTGGAGCTTGCGCCCGCTCTGCCCGAAATCAGTGTCGATCCGGAGGCCCTGGGCCAGGTGTTGATCAACCTGCTGAGCAACGCGGTCAAGTACACGGAGCAGGGGCGGGTGCGTCTGCGCGCCGCGGTGGAGAACGACATGCTGGTGCTGGCGGTGATCGACACTGGGATCGGGCTGAACGAGGAGGAGAAGGGACAGGTGTTCGAGGAGTTCTTCCGGGGCAGCCGGGCCAAGGGCCTGGGCGAGGGCACCGGGCTGGGCCTGGCGATAGTCAAGGAGATCGTGGAGGCGCACGGCGGCACGATCACGGTGGAGAGCGAGGCCGGGGTGGGAAGCACCTTCACGGTAAGGTTGCCGCTGGAGCAGTGA